A region of Hippoglossus stenolepis isolate QCI-W04-F060 chromosome 7, HSTE1.2, whole genome shotgun sequence DNA encodes the following proteins:
- the tex11 gene encoding testis-expressed protein 11: MASKTGRTWLDCKNPQMADHFLRLAVKSLETLYSQLTSRSDGAADITSSKGDVEKDLLGILSCQAESAISQGNNHEAVVYMQRCKDMLLRLPKDTTYLSLMCYNFGIDTYNLRKFEDSVFWLSQSYDIGKMNVKYAPGSKVQAKVLRLLATVYFEWDCQSFQEKALDAVSLANKEHVSASGLYLKIRILLRCRASDNHIRGGLNEMLESEVSLEVCLSTVKLLMSEDREVLAFEYLKQVCQRFESSPDLGTALVLNIKLLLQRGKELLGKQKIEDIITGHYTGKQLTPEALTTLHVILWDKASEHFEARNYSEALQWYNYSLSFFKAGQMEPNVSKLQRNRASCYLQLKQLEKAKDAIKEAERCDPDSIFTQLSVYKIAVLENNVKKAAEALNAMGRLSRCPVADEDRLLVSENAASNFLSLAAQIALENEQQETAMKALESLCEISNDEARVLTALRCLVRLVLSTIEKSSDGMSNVGLDALLPYLKMALQKVSHQTHVTVEQRTDEANWFRRIAWNLALQCTGSPDRMRDFFVLSYQLSQLCPPDRTLLLGQKTCLLMAAAASLELCRKSPHSDQSEELTQALEHIQICWEIWKTLKASGSFSADPTDTLLLQFEFEARAKLNDPKVETVLESVLELENVETKLLENIAALAMEPPAHFPLLCKKALRVALSLHKKQPQADLARCSKCVHSLIKLSLPSGVSEVEAHVLEEVWDYYEEALSIIAATPNDFPEMETLWLLTRAWNTGILLYSLAQYPEAEKWCSLAMSFVSHLGSLQESYEMQMSGLYSEILDRLDKAKKLLLEE, translated from the exons CCGTcaag AGCCTGGAGACCCTCTATAGCCAGCTGACATCCAGAAGTGATGGAGCAGCTGACATCACTTCATCCAAGGGCGATGTGGAAAAGGATCTGCTTGGAATCCTCTCATGCCAGGCAGAGTCG GCCATAAGTCAAGGGAATAACCATGAGGCTGTGGTCTATATGCAACGCTGCAAAGACATGTTGCTGAGGCTGCCAAAAGAT ACTACCTACCTCTCCCTCATGTGCTACAACTTTGGAATAGACACGTACAATCTGAGAAAGTTTGAGGACAGTGTGTTTTGGTTGAG ccaaAGCTATGATATTgggaaaatgaatgtgaaatatgCCCCTGGATCTAAAGTTCAG GCCAAAGTGTTACGGCTCCTTGCCACTGTTTATTTTGAGTGGGACTGTCAGAGCTTTCAGGAGAAGGCTCTCGATGCTGTCAGCTTAGCCAACAAG GAACACGTGAGCGCCTCTGGGCTGTACTTAAAGATCAGAATACTCCTGAGATGTAGGGCTTCAGACAATCATATCAGAGGAG gaCTGAATGAGATGCTGGAATCTGAGGTTTCTCTTGAGGTGTGTCTGAGCACAGTGAAACTGCTCATGTCTGAAGACAG AGAAGTGCTGGCATTTGAGTATTTGAAACAAGTGTGTCAGCGCTTTGAGTCGTCCCCTGACCTGGGAACTGCTCTCGTCTTGAACATTAAGTTACTGTTGCAGAGAGGCAAGGAACTGTTGGGTAAACAGAAGATAGAGGATATCATCACTG GCCACTATACAGGAAAACAGCTGACTCCAGAGGCCCTCACAACTCTGCATGTCATCCTGTGGGATAAAGCATCGGAACACTTTGAG GCCAGGAACTATTCTGAGGCTCTGCAGTGGTATAACTACTCCCTGAGTTTCTTTAAGGCCGGTCAAATGGAGCCCAACGTATCCAAACTACAGAGGAACAGAGCTTCTTGCTACCTGCAGCTAAAGCAACTGGAAAAG GCCAAAGACGCAatcaaagaggcagagaggtgTGATCCTGACAGCATTTTCACTCAGCTCAGTGTTTACAAGATCGCAGTGCTGGAGAACAATGTGAAGAAAG CTGCAGAGGCACTGAATGCAATGGGACGACTGTCCAGGTGTCCTGTGGCTGACGAGGACAGACTGCTGGTTTCTGAAAATGCTGCGTCCAACTTCCTCAGTCTGGCTGCTCAGATTGCTTTGGAG AATGAACAGCAGGAAACTGCCATGAAGGCACTGGAGAGTTTGTGTGAAATCTCCAACGATGAAGCTCGGGTTCTGACTGCGCTCAG GTGTCTGGTTCGACTTGTGCTCTCCACAATAGAAAAATCAAGTGATGGGATGAG CAATGTGGGTCTGGATGCTCTGCTGCCGTATTTAAAAATGG ctctgcagaaagTTTCACACCAGACTCATGTGACTGTTGAGCAACGCACAGATGAAGCTAACTGGTTCAGGAGGATTG CTTGGAACTTGGCTCTGCAGTGCACGGGCAGCCCTGACAGAATGAGGGATTTCTTTGTGCTCTCTTACCAG CTGTCCCAGTTGTGCCCTCCTGATCGAACACTGCTCCTGGGCCAGAAGACGTGTCTGCtaatggctgctgctgcctctctggAGCTCTGCAGGAAGTCTCCTCACTCTGACCAG AGTGAGGAGCTCACTCAGGCTCTGGAGCACATTCAGATCTGTTGGGAGATCTGGAAAACCCTGAAAGCATCAG GAAGCTTCTCAGCAGACCCAacagacacactgctgctgcagtttgaattTGAAGCTCGCGCTAAGCTGAATGACCCCAAGGTTGAGACAGTACTGGAGTCCGTCCTGGAGCTGGAAAATGTTGAAACCAAGCTTCTCGAGAACATTGcag CTTTAGCCATGGAGCCTCCAGCCCACTTCCCTCTGCTGTGTAAGAAGGCCTTGAGGgttgctctctctctgcacaaGAAACAACCACAGGCTGACCTGGCCCGCTGCAG CAAGTGCGTTCACAGCCTGATCAAGCTGTCCCTCCCGAGCGGTGTGTCAGAGGTGGAGGCCCATGTGCTCGAGGAAGTGTGGGACTATTACGAGGAGGCCCTGTCCATCATTGCAGCCACA CCCAACGACTTCCCAGAGATGGAGACTCTGTGGCTGCTGACTCGGGCTTGGAACACAGGGATACTACTGTACAGCCTGGCTCAGTATCCCGAGGCAGAGAAGTGGTGCAGCCTCGCCATGAGCTTCGTCTCCCACCTGGGATCACTGCAGGAGAGCTACGAGATGCAG ATGTCTGGTCTCTACAGTGAAATCCTGGACAGGTTGGACAAAGCCAAGAAACTCCTCTTAGAGGAATGA